The sequence below is a genomic window from Saccopteryx leptura isolate mSacLep1 chromosome 3, mSacLep1_pri_phased_curated, whole genome shotgun sequence.
TGAGCCATGTAGCGGACtatgatgattttttctttctttctttctttctttctttctttctttctttctttctttctttctttctttttttttttttttacagggacagagagagagagagagaaagggttagacagggacagatagacaggaatgagaaacatcaatcatcagtttttcgttgtgagaccttagttgttcattgattgctttctcatatgtgccttgaccgtgggcttcagcagaccgagtaaccccttgctggagccagcgaccttgggtccaagctggtgagcttttgctcaaaccagatgagcctgcgctcaagctggtgacctcggggtctcaaacctgagtcctctgcatcccagtccgacgctctatccactgcgtcaccgcctggtcaggcgatttttcctttttttaagtgagagaaggggagatagaaagacagactcccacatgtgcccccgaccaggatccggccagcaacccccatctggggcttatGCTTGAgcgctgagctatcctcagcgcctgggggcTGACATTAGgaccaattaagccactgactgtgagagtggaaaagagagagaagagggagagggaggggaagagaagcagatgatagcttctcctgtgtgccctgactggggatggaactggTGACGTCAGAGGcaaattaaggtcggttgaggccctgggtgcagaagaaaatattgggccccttgtcattagaaaaaagtgtaaagttggggtttacACTTGTGgggccttcagaagtcagggcccagggtacgtgcctggtgtgcccactgttaaatccacctctgggtgTCATTGGCATGttaggtagatgctctatccaatgagccaaccagtcagggcttgtaatctaaatatatttaaagtttttcaagcaatttcattttcttgttggACTGGTTACTTTTTTTTGCCATGAATCCTGGGACCTCCCTTAATCTTTCTCCTAAGAAACCCCTGTTTTCTCTGTCATGTCTCACAgcattttttggtttctttctttgttttgttgggcATATTCCGTAGTagctgccttaaaaaaaaatgcataggctgtggccagtttgctcagtggatagaaagtcggcctggcatatggatgcccCATGTTCAATTCCCCAtgagggcacacaaaagaaacaaccatttgcttttcttccccttcctctcccctttctctccctcttcccctcctgtagacagggttcaattggttggagcatcggctctgggcactgaggatagctcagttggtcccagcatgtcagcctcaggtgctaaaagtagctcagttgattcgagtgtggccccagacagtggttgccaggtggatcccggtcaggtcacatgtgggagtctgtgtctctgtctcccctcctcttacttaaaaaaaaaaaaaagcatggatgGTAAAGTTTTCAGCTCTGTTTTCTATCAGTTATGTGACTTTGGATGAATAACTTCAtttctctaagtctcagtttcatgtctataaaatgggaataatagggTTAGAAGTGAAAGATTTATGTTCATGTTTTATACTAAAGATTTGTGTACTTCGATGTGTGTATGGTATACTTCTATAAAAAGTttatgaggcctgaccaggcagtggcacagtggatagagcgtcggactgggatgcagaagacccaggttcgaaaccccgaggtcgccagcttgagtgtgggctatctggtttgagcaaaagcccaccagcttgaactcaaggtcgctggctccagcaaggggttactcggtctgttggaggcccacggtcaagacacatatgagaaagcaatcaatgaacaactaaggtgttgcaacgcgcaatgaaaaactaatgattgatgcttctcatctctctctgttcctgtctgtctgtccctgcctatccctctctctgactcactctctgtctctgtaaaaaataaaaaaataataaataaaaaaagtttatggGGTCAGAAAAATCCAGAGGGAAAAGGTaatgaaatgaaggcaaaaatttcccttctccctctaaaCTATTCCCTCAAAGTGAGTCCCCAATTGAAAATATGGTAGGTATTTTTTCTCTATGCACATGGAAGCGTGTATGTGCCGTTTTTATCCGGATGTCAGGAAGCCTACTGTTCCGTGCTTATACCTTTTACAAGTAGCCATGTATCATGGGGATTATTCTAATCAAAAGAAATAGCTGACCCATTCCTTTTGTTTGTACAGTGGTGCATCCATGGGCTACActgtatttatttagtcattccaTCAGTGATGAGCATTCGGGATGTTTCCTATTATGTGTGACTACAAACAGTGTCGCAACCACTATCTTTGGACATAATTCATTTCCCACATGTGTATCTTGGAAAGGAATAAGTGTCCAGAAGTGGAGTTGGTGGGTCAAAGGTTATGTACATTTTAGATTCTAGTAGatgctacttttaaaataaacacattccacctggcttgtggtggcacagtggacagagtgctgacctggaacgctgaggtggccagttcgaaacccttggcttgcccagtcaaggctcatacaagCAACAAATGGACAACTACAGTGAAACAACTACTTCTTGcccccccataaaatcaataaataaaatatttttttaatgccacaatcttgaaagaaagaaagagaaagaaagagaactatgttccatcttaaaagaaaactaagCTAGGAAATGAGAAAAGGTGGGAGTTGAGACAGGGGTGGTGAAGGGAAAGACTGACAGCTCTGTTTTCTTCCCCAGAGACTCTCAGATGTTATAAACTGCAACATCATGTCCATGGCCCAGGTGAGGAGCTAAGTTCAAGGTCAGCATAGCTCTGACCACTCTGGGTAGTCCCCAGAATCCTCCCTCCCTGTGACTGGCCCCCCAAGAGGTGTTAGCGGAATATTCTCGGAGGGAAGGTAGGAGGATGAGAGTGAACTTGAGGAGGAGATGGCAGGTGAAAGGATTGGAAAGGAAATAATGGGGCCCTTCACACCCTTCTCTATAGATGACTGCTATTGTCTTGCCCCAAATGGTCTCCAGGTAAGAGTCATCTTTCCCTCTTCCACTCTGGACCCTCCCCATCCAACCTCCAGCCTTTCCCCCTTGCACAGCTGTCCAACCCACGTTTCCAACTCTTCCTGTCCCTCTGGCATTTCTCAGATTAAGGCATGGCTCAGGGGTGGAGGCAGTTGGAGGGCATCACCTGGCTCCTCTCTTTCTCACGTTTTAACTAACGCTTCCTCCCCCAGGAGCAAAGGAATCATCATCAACATGTCTTCAATTACTGACAAGAGACCCCATCCATTTTTATCAGCATACTCAGCTTCTAAGGTACCCAGAGCCCACAGACCGGGGCGAGGGCCGTCCTGCCATGCTGAGAGATTCCTGCTGTAACCCAGAatgcgtgtgtttgtgtgtgtgtgtgtgtgtgtgtgtgtgtgtgtgtgtgtgtgtgtgtgtgtgagagagagagagagagagagagagagagagagagagagagagagaaagaaagaaagaaagaaagaaagaaagaaagaaagaaagaaagaaagaaaaaaagaaagaaataaagaaagagagagcgcTATCTGGGGCACAGtccagcagattttttttttaagaaaaacggAGGCTAGGGGACGAGAGAACAGTAGAACAGTGGGGTGGGAAAGAGATCAGAGACCTGGCTGGAACAGAAAGTGAGTGTATGGAAATAGAGGAAGGGCGTAGAACGCGGAAGCATTCAGGGGTTAAGATGAGGACTTGAGGGGACTTCTGGAGCCATCATTGTCAGTATTCTAGGATCAGGGACGATGCTGGGTCGAGAACGGACTGGAGGAGTTAGCACACAGAGACTCGAGAGCCTGGGATCCgctttctccttcctccacagGCCTTTGTGCGAAGCTTCTCACAGGCAGTGAGCGCAGAGTACTGCTCTCAGGGAGTCATCATGCAGGTGCCTATCCGCGGGGGCGGAGCTCATAAGGGAAGTGACCAGAGTGACGCTAAGAAGGCGAGGGGCtctggcgggggggtgggggggtgggggggaggcctATTAGCTTAGAGACGGTGGAAGCTCACGGGGTTGGGGCAGGGGATGTCAGAGAGAACCGTGACTCGGAAGAACATTAGTGGAGCAGCAACCTTCCAAGCCGCGGGTTACCGCAGGGGGTGTGGCTCTAGGGGCGTGGCCGGCGCAAGATCTAGGGGGCGTGGCCTGGAGAAGGCGGGCTCTGAGACGCAAGTGCGGGAGCAGCAAATGGGTGGGACACTGGGATTCCCAAAGAGAGCCTGGGATCTTAGGCTGGTTTGGAAGGAGAGCTCTTTCCTTTACGCCCTTCCTTCCTGCAGACAGTGAGACCCGTCCTGGTCGAATCAAGTATGACCCATGGCCTAAAAAGCCGGATGTTCGTAATGAAGTCCGAAGACTTTGCTCGGCAGGCGTTGGACACCCTTGGCCTCACCTCCCAAACCTATGGGTGCTTCAGCCACACTGTGCAGGTGCCTTTATGGGGCAACTATGGGCGTAGAGCCGGCCCAGGTCCGCTAGTCCTCCCTCTGAAGTGAGGGGATGCCCAGAGGAGCGGAGGCCCCCACCATGGGCtggggagacaggagaggagagcgGGGACCCACGGGTGGGGTATATCCTGATTGCTGGTACCTCTTCTTCCCAGGGTGCCCTGCTGGTCCTCCTGCCGAATTGTTTTTCTCTGCTGAACAGGAGTATTCTGAAAAAGGCGAAGCCCTCTGATAAAAGGCCttgaatgcctgacctgtggtagcgcagtggataaagcgtcgacctggaaatgctgaggtcgccggttcgaaatcttgggcttgcctggtcaaggcacatgatgcttccagctcctcccccattctctctctctctcctctctctctctctctctctctctctgtttctctctcgccctctctctctcctctctaaaaagaataaattaaaaaaaaaaggcattgaaGCGGGGTGGCCACTTGCCTGCCCCTACCCACGATCCTGGACCAGGGCTGTTGATGTTAGCAAAGATGTTACACACGTGGGCATAGATCACCAGCAGATCCATGGAACGGGTCAGACACCTGAACTCCTGGGTATTTGGTGACAGCTGTGGCATCTCAAACATCTGACagaaaaatggcatttttaatATGTGGCACTGAGATAACTAGATAGCCATTTTGaagggggaaaatatttttaccagtgattttcaaactttttcatctcatggcacacataaactgattactaaaattctgacacccatcaaaaaatatattttttgcccatcTAACCCCCCAAAAAGGTATAATTtcgattcattcacaccagatggctattgttttgacagttgtcattttcttatttggcAATCTAagtgaaaagaggtcagtgcccctgactaaaatagtcaggtactgcatgtttaaaaaaaattttgtggcacactggtttAAAAtctctaatataaatatatatgtgtatatttaaacAATTGTAGTGGTAATGGTCACAAAACTTTGTGAATACACTAAAAGCcagtggcctgactggtggtggcacagtggataaagcatcgacctgggacactgaagtctcaagttcgaaaccctgaggtcactggctcgattgcagactcaccagcttgagtgcagggtcgctggcttgagcaagggatcactggctttgctggagccaccccccccccccatcaaggcacttatgagaagcaatcagtgaacacctaACTTgctgcaattacaagttgatgcttcttatctctctccctttctgtctttcactCTCCCTCCCACTAAACTGAATTataacattcaaagaataaactttatagtatgtgaattatatctcaataaaaataattttaaaaatagagacacCCAAGTGtgtgcaggagtgtgtgtgtgtgtaaataggATCCATCCCTTACGCTACACACCTGCATAAATGAATCAGAAATCTCCATGTAATAATAGAGACACAAGAAAAGAATACATGAATGAATTTCTTTCCATTTGGGGAGTGAGAGAGTCTTTTTAATTAATACAGAAAGTTaaaatcaacaacagaaagaaTCATATTGAAGTCTAGTTAGTGATATACAGGAATTCTTTAAGGATGATGTAATGACATCTGCAACTTACTTTGAAATGTATTCAAAATGCATTAAGTGAATACATAAGTAAAGGATGGATAGAAATATGAGAAGTACATTAAAATGTTGGTAATAGAAACTAAGTGGTAGGCACATGGAAGTTCactgtagacttttttttttttttttttttttttctctgaagctggaaacggggaggcaggcagacagattgccgcacgcgcccgaccaggatctacccggcacgcccaccagggggcgatgctctgcccatccgggcgtgtcgctctgtcacgaccagagctactctagcgcctggggcataggccaaggagccatccccagcgcccgggccatcttttgctccaatggagcctcggctgtgggaggggaagagagagacagagaggaaggagagggggaggggtggagaagcagacgggcgcttctcctatgtgccctggctgggaatcgaaccccggactcctgcacgccaggccaacactctaccactgagccaaccggccagggcctagactttaacttttctgtatgtttgaaatttttcatgataaaaagtTGGGGGAAATCTGGgagcaataaaacttataaataaaactaCTTAAGCATATTTAGAAATTACTTAAGAAAAGATGATTCCATAAGCAAAGTAAAAGTGACAATCTCAGAGGAAATATCTACAACTTATATCACACACAATATGTTTACCTCCTTAATATATAATTGTTGTTATGAGtagggggcgcagagagagagagatcagcagatgaaatcatcaaggactagtaaaggaccactgctcgctcaggcaaatggcctcgAGTTTgcactgtgtcctatttttattcacaagccttcaaaaagcttgtttactgagaaattggcataacatcaagcataacttttacttaaagatacatggagtacacctgtatgatagcttaataacaatataatatcaaaaggcattaaatgctattgcttctatggttcccacaacatttctttctttatctcaagggataaccttgaaaggaatagaaatcttatgagaatgttttactgaggaaaaagcccagcaactgccttcagtcacatagacctgtttcagtgacccgccttcaagtcacaaaacaattctcttggcaaaacattcttttcttgttggctgtgttcccatccaaggccatgcaatagGTTATTCCACTACATATAATAAAAAGACCAAAAGcccaatgttttaaaatgtgcaaaagaaatgaacagaaagtTCACAGAAAAACAAGTATTAACAGTCCTGAACTATATGAAAAGTTCAACTTCAATCCTAATAAAAATGATGCCAATTAAAATGGGAATatttctcagctataaaataCCTAAGTTGGAACCACATgctctcctgcattgctggtgggcaTGCAAGTGGAACAGCCTCCAAGGGGAGAAATTTGACAGCAGCTAGCTAACAAAACAGCATTACTCTCATACCTAGCAACGTCCCTCCCAGGAATATACTTGGAAGACCCACCAACATGGCTAGTGCAATCAGGGCTGAGAAGACCTCATGTTAGGGTCAAGTTTGATATCTTccgagaataaaaagaaaacctgtaTCTCTGGAGCAGATGGgacactttaaaattttcttttttgaagatgTTTAAACCCATAGAAGTTACAAGACTAGTATCTGTAGACTCATCATCTGGAATCACTGCCCATTAATATTTGCTTAATTAGTTTTTATCTCCATGtttagtgatgatgatggtgatgaatgGACTATTTGAAAGAAGTTGAGACATGATGATGCTCTACCCGTGAATGCTTCAACAGGTAATTCCTAAGAAGAGAGACATTCTAATAACAACAATGTGGTGATGAAATTGAGGAGGTTTATCACAGACATATACCGTTTTTAATACATAATCCATATGCAAAAATTTTCCAGTTGtcataataatgtatttttaattaattaattttagagagacagagagagtgaaagagagagagagaaacattcattatttgttccacttagttgtgcatttattggtcacTTCCTTCCTCTATGTGGTATGTGACCTGACTtgtattttgggatgatgctctaaccaactgagctaattggcTAGGACATcacaataatttcttttttagcaaTGTGTTTTCCTGTTTGGATTTCAACCCAGGACCACctattgcatttagttgtcatattTCTTTAGTCTTCTGTACTCTGCagccttttttcatcttttctttgtgTTCTGTGACATtaacagtttttgttgttgttttttttttacagagacagagcaagaatcagagagagggatagatagggacagacagacaggaacagagagagatgagaagcatcaatcatcagtttttcgttgcgacaccttagttgttcattgattgctttctcatatgtgccttgaccgtgggccttcagcagacagagtaaccccttgctcgagccagagaccgtgggtccaagctggtaagctttgctcacatcagatgagcccgggctcaagctggtgacctcggggtctcaaacctgggtctcccacatcccagtccagcgctctggtcaggcgccaccgcctggtcaggcgacattgacagttttgaggcagaaatatttttaaattttaaaaaattttagagatttgcctgtgcctgacctgtggtggtgcagtggataaagcgtcgacctggaaatgctgaggtcgctggtttgaaaccctggatttgcttggtcaaggcacatatgggagttgatgcttccagctcctcccccttctctctctctctgtctctcctctctctctctctctctctctctctctgtctctccctctcctctctaaaatgaatataaataaataaataaataaataaataagagatttgcctgaccaggcagtggcgcagtgagtggatagagcatcggactgggatgcggaaggacccaggttcgagaccctgaggtcgccagcttgagcacgggctcatctggtttgagcaaaagctcaccagcttggacccaaggtcactagctcgagcaaggggtcacttggtctgctgtagtcccacggtcaaggcacatatgagaaagcaatcaatgaacaactaaggcagctgttctcaacctgtgggtcgcgaccccggcgggggtcgaatgaccaaaacacaggggtcgcctaaagccatcagaaaatacatatttccgatggctttagccactgagaagctgcgctaccatctgcagcagcgctattcagcttgaacgcatgcTGTTATGGACGTgcattccaaactgaatgcctgcggtcatgcgcagacatgATTGCATTATCCGTCGGGGGCCTAAGGGGTGGGGGAGCGGggaacgctccacagtccatagcagtgcATTACGTGTGTCTGGCACTTgatgacgtcatcagtgggcaaGTGCATCAAGcgctggaggacagaagcctaggaggtggagaggcaagagagcctgcgagacagcctgctggtgtaaaaaaggttaataatgtaaaaacagtacacacacc
It includes:
- the LOC136398175 gene encoding very-long-chain 3-oxoacyl-CoA reductase-B-like, with the protein product MELEWDTLRALGAVTALYLLLWVTWWVGCTVYVYLLPQVRRGAPWLRTHGAWAVVTGATNGIGKAYAHELARRGLNIVLISRNLNKLKHEAKEIERLHGRLTRVIQADFTGGLEIYEAIETGLKDLEIGVLVNNVGMLYESGLVRLLDCENVAKRLSDVINCNIMSMAQMTAIVLPQMVSRSKGIIINMSSITDKRPHPFLSAYSASKAFVRSFSQAVSAEYCSQGVIMQTVRPVLVESSMTHGLKSRMFVMKSEDFARQALDTLGLTSQTYGCFSHTVQGALLVLLPNCFSLLNRSILKKAKPSDKRP